One Deinococcus psychrotolerans genomic window, AAGCAGCGCTGGCCGGAGAAATCACTCCCGAAAGCGCCAGTGAGCAGGCCTCGGCGGGACTGGGCAACCTCAGCGCCGACGAATTCGCTGAGTTTCAGCAGCTCAATGAAGCGTATCACCAGAAATTCGGCTTGCCTTACGTGGTGTGCGTGCGCGAGAACACCAAAGCCAGCATCTTCGAGGGAGCCAGAAGCCGCCTAAGCAACACCCCCGATCAAGAACGCGCCGCTGCCCTATTTGAGATCAGCCGAATTGCCCGCCTACGGATTTTAGACCTCGTCCGTTAATCAGCGCCTCTTAACTCCACCCAACAGGAGAACCAACATGACCCAGACGATTCCCAACAGCGCCACCGAAACCAAAGTCAAAGTCAAAATGGGCGATAACCACTACGGCAAAGCCGACGTGCGTCTCTTTAAAGTCTTCCGCGACCAGCCCAAGCATGAAATCAAAGACGTCTGGGTGCGCGTCGCTATGCGCGGCGATTTTGACGCAGCCCACGTGGAGGGCGACAACACCGATTTGCTGGCCACCGACACGGTACGCAACACCATTTACGGCCTGGCAGTAGACGGCCTGACCAGCAGCGTCGAAGAATACGGCAAGCACCTGATTCGTCACTTCGTCGAGCAGGGCCCCAAAGTGACCAGCGCCACCGCTTACTTCACCGAACATCTTTGGGACCGGATGCAGTCCAACGGCGAGGCCCACGACCACGCTTTCGTGCGCCAGATGCCCAAGCACACCGCAGTCGTAGAAGGCGACGGCAAAACGTTT contains:
- the pucL gene encoding factor-independent urate hydroxylase — encoded protein: MTQTIPNSATETKVKVKMGDNHYGKADVRLFKVFRDQPKHEIKDVWVRVAMRGDFDAAHVEGDNTDLLATDTVRNTIYGLAVDGLTSSVEEYGKHLIRHFVEQGPKVTSATAYFTEHLWDRMQSNGEAHDHAFVRQMPKHTAVVEGDGKTFTVTSGIDELYILKTTQSGWEGYLKEPFTTLPETNDRILATVVTAKWEYQVDECDYDDVWQRVYTSLMDTFTDHYSASMQATLYKIGETVLTRCPEISRIHFAFPNRHHIQYNTERHGVTNPKSVFHADADPYGQIEGWVERA
- the uraD gene encoding 2-oxo-4-hydroxy-4-carboxy-5-ureidoimidazoline decarboxylase; translation: MTQITHSPAALSLVEINALMPQAFTDYFGGVLENSPQYATAAAKARPFGSAEDIAQAFSAAVTADASAAQLSLIRAHPDLAGKAALAGEITPESASEQASAGLGNLSADEFAEFQQLNEAYHQKFGLPYVVCVRENTKASIFEGARSRLSNTPDQERAAALFEISRIARLRILDLVR